In Populus alba chromosome 1, ASM523922v2, whole genome shotgun sequence, a single window of DNA contains:
- the LOC118037837 gene encoding G-type lectin S-receptor-like serine/threonine-protein kinase CES101 isoform X1 — translation MLPSMARRIYRFLFFCFCASHVLAADTLYQGGDSLNSSNTLVSKNGLFTLGFTRLGSAESNASYLGIWYNNDTSHPFWLANRGKPIADNSGVLAIDGSGNMKLTYSGGDPVEFYSSQSSTTNITAILEDSGNFVLKDENSGSQQVLWQSFDFPTDTFLPGMKLGINNRTGQTWSLMSWLSDLVPTPAGAFTFEWDTNGKELVIKRRDVIYWTTGPLRSNTSFEIPFLDAAVLDFSFFNVSNADEDYFMFTVSANQFTAQGQRNFSMWQLRSDGGIEDLTTRRIYGGSSCKGNNKDGGCERWSGPACRSNRNSFELRRGGFVNTVPIKDDYNSSLSISDCMDICWKDCQCVGVTTRGNNANNTGCTFYYGSFTQDLSGNAIQYHIIVQDSSGKRKSNWIWIILAPLGFVSLMGLAGLLWYLRRRRLREKYLNELLTLDSTNDTLELENDGNKGHNLKVYSAATIMAATNSFSADNKLGQGGFGPVYKGKLPDGREIAVKRLSRSSGQGLVEFKNELILIAKLQHMNLVRLLGCCIQGEEKMLVYEYMPNKSLDSFIFDESKRELLDWKKRFEIIEGIAQGLLYLHKYSRLRIIHRDLKAGNILLDENLNPKISDFGMARIFKINDLEGNTNQIVGTRGYMSPEYVMEGIFSVKSDVFSFGVLLLEIVSGRRIQGLLEIDGHPLNLVGYTWELWKAGSPFELVDPILRESCSKDQVLRCIHVGLLCVEDNAVDRPIMSDVISMLTSEAQLPLPKQPAFSSARSIVEENPAETGSINDVSMSTMYAR, via the exons ATGTTACCTTCCATGGCTAGAAGGATCTAccggttcctttttttttgcttctgtgCCTCTCACGTTTTGGCAGCAGACACACTGTACCAAGGTGGTGATTCCCTCAATTCTTCCAATACTCTAGTTTCCAAAAATGGGCTCTTCACTTTAGGATTCACAAGACTCGGCTCTGCCGAGTCGAATGCTAGCTACTTGGGAATATGGTACAACAATGACACAAGCCACCCTTTTTGGCTCGCCAACAGAGGCAAACCCATAGCAGACAATTCAGGGGTTCTTGCAATAGATGGATCAGGAAATATGAAACTCACCTACTCTGGAGGTGATCCTGTTGAGTTCTATTCAAGTCAATCTTCTACAACCAATATAACAGCTATTTTAGAAGATTCAGGCAATTTTGTCCTCAAAGACGAAAATTCTGGCAGCCAACAGGTCTTATGGCAAAGCTTTGACTTTCCTACTGACACATTCTTGCCTGGAATGAAGTTAGGGATCAACAATAGAACTGGCCAAACCTGGTCCCTCATGTCGTGGTTGAGCGACTTAGTACCCACTCCCGCTGGTGCTTTCACTTTTGAATGGGATACTAATGGAAAGGAGTTGGTCATTAAGCGGCGAGATGTAATTTATTGGACTACCGGACCATTGAGGAGCAATACTAGTTTCGAAATTCCTTTTCTGGATGCAGCGGTTcttgatttcagtttttttaatgtttctaacGCAGACGAGGATTACTTTATGTTCACAGTTTCTGCAAATCAATTTACTGCTCAGGGTCAAAGGAATTTTTCAATGTGGCAGTTGAGATCTGATGGGGGCATAGAAGATCTAACTACTAGACGAATATATGGGGGCTCATCATGTAAAGGAAATAATAAAGATGGTGGTTGCGAGAGGTGGTCAGGACCGGCATGCAGGAGCAATAGGAACAGTTTTGAATTGAGACGAGGTGGCTTTGTTAACACAGTTCCTATTAAGGACGACTATAATTCTAGTCTTAGCATTAGTGATTGCATGGACATCTGCTGGAAAGATTGTCAATGTGTTGGTGTTACTACCAGAGGCAATAATGCCAACAATACTGGATGCACGTTTTATTATGGAAGCTTTACACAAGACCTGAGTGGAAATGCAATTCAATACCACATCATTGTTCAAGACTCTTCAG GGAAAAGGAAAAGCAATTGGATATGGATTATTTTAGCTCCTTTGGGATTTGTTTCATTGATGGGGCTCGCGGGACTCTTGTGGTATCTGAGAAGGAGAAGACTTAGAG AGAAGTATCTCAATGAGTTGCTGACATTGGATTCAACGAACGATACGCTTGAACTCGAAAATGACGGAAACAAGGGCCATAATTTAAAGGTATATAGTGCAGCAACAATTATGGCAGCTACAAATTCCTTTTCTGCAGACAATAAACTTGGACAAGGTGGCTTCGGACCAGTTTACAAG GGGAAATTGCCGGATGGGCGAGAGATAGCGGTAAAAAGACTGTCTAGAAGTTCAGGACAAGGGCTGGTGGAATTCAAAAACGAGCTTATACTCATAGCTAAATTGCAACACATGAATCTTGTCAGGCTCCTAGGATGCTGCATTCAAGGGGAAGAGAAAATGTTAGTGTACGAATACATGCCTAATAAAAGCTTGGATTCATTTATATTTG ATGAATCAAAAAGGGAGCTGCTAGACTGGAAGAAACGTTTCGAGATTATCGAAGGCATTGCTCAAGGACTACTTTACCTTCATAAGTACTCGAGATTGAGGATAATTCATAGAGATTTGAAAGCTGGCAACATCCTACTTGATGAAAATCTGAACCCCAAAATTTCTGATTTTGGCATGGCAAGAATTTTCAAGATCAATGATTTAGAAGGAAATACAAACCAAATTGTTGGGACGCG TGGTTATATGTCCCCTGAGTATGTCATGGAGGGCATTTTCTCTGTGAAATCTGATGTCTTCAGTTTTGGAGTTCTACTGCTGGAAATTGTGAGTGGTAGAAGGATCCAAGGCCTCCTTGAAATAGACGGCCACCCTCTCAATCTTGTGGGATAT ACATGGGAGCTATGGAAAGCAGGTAGCCCATTTGAGCTGGTGGATCCAATACTAAGAGAATCTTGCTCTAAAGACCAAGTCTTGAGATGCATTCATGTGGGCTTGCTATGTGTAGAAGACAATGCAGTGGATAGGCCGATTATGTCAGATGTTATATCAATGCTAACAAGCGAAGCACAATTACCTCTTCCCAAACAGCCTGCATTTTCCAGTGCAAGAAGTATTGTGGAAGAAAATCCAGCAGAGACTGGTTCCATAAATGATGTTTCTATGTCAACCATGTATGCGAGATAG
- the LOC118037837 gene encoding G-type lectin S-receptor-like serine/threonine-protein kinase CES101 isoform X2 — translation MLPSMARRIYRFLFFCFCASHVLAADTLYQGGDSLNSSNTLVSKNGLFTLGFTRLGSAESNASYLGIWYNNDTSHPFWLANRGKPIADNSGVLAIDGSGNMKLTYSGGDPVEFYSSQSSTTNITAILEDSGNFVLKDENSGSQQVLWQSFDFPTDTFLPGMKLGINNRTGQTWSLMSWLSDLVPTPAGAFTFEWDTNGKELVIKRRDVIYWTTGPLRSNTSFEIPFLDAAVLDFSFFNVSNADEDYFMFTVSANQFTAQGQRNFSMWQLRSDGGIEDLTTRRIYGGSSCKGNNKDGGCERWSGPACRSNRNSFELRRGKRKSNWIWIILAPLGFVSLMGLAGLLWYLRRRRLREKYLNELLTLDSTNDTLELENDGNKGHNLKVYSAATIMAATNSFSADNKLGQGGFGPVYKGKLPDGREIAVKRLSRSSGQGLVEFKNELILIAKLQHMNLVRLLGCCIQGEEKMLVYEYMPNKSLDSFIFDESKRELLDWKKRFEIIEGIAQGLLYLHKYSRLRIIHRDLKAGNILLDENLNPKISDFGMARIFKINDLEGNTNQIVGTRGYMSPEYVMEGIFSVKSDVFSFGVLLLEIVSGRRIQGLLEIDGHPLNLVGYTWELWKAGSPFELVDPILRESCSKDQVLRCIHVGLLCVEDNAVDRPIMSDVISMLTSEAQLPLPKQPAFSSARSIVEENPAETGSINDVSMSTMYAR, via the exons ATGTTACCTTCCATGGCTAGAAGGATCTAccggttcctttttttttgcttctgtgCCTCTCACGTTTTGGCAGCAGACACACTGTACCAAGGTGGTGATTCCCTCAATTCTTCCAATACTCTAGTTTCCAAAAATGGGCTCTTCACTTTAGGATTCACAAGACTCGGCTCTGCCGAGTCGAATGCTAGCTACTTGGGAATATGGTACAACAATGACACAAGCCACCCTTTTTGGCTCGCCAACAGAGGCAAACCCATAGCAGACAATTCAGGGGTTCTTGCAATAGATGGATCAGGAAATATGAAACTCACCTACTCTGGAGGTGATCCTGTTGAGTTCTATTCAAGTCAATCTTCTACAACCAATATAACAGCTATTTTAGAAGATTCAGGCAATTTTGTCCTCAAAGACGAAAATTCTGGCAGCCAACAGGTCTTATGGCAAAGCTTTGACTTTCCTACTGACACATTCTTGCCTGGAATGAAGTTAGGGATCAACAATAGAACTGGCCAAACCTGGTCCCTCATGTCGTGGTTGAGCGACTTAGTACCCACTCCCGCTGGTGCTTTCACTTTTGAATGGGATACTAATGGAAAGGAGTTGGTCATTAAGCGGCGAGATGTAATTTATTGGACTACCGGACCATTGAGGAGCAATACTAGTTTCGAAATTCCTTTTCTGGATGCAGCGGTTcttgatttcagtttttttaatgtttctaacGCAGACGAGGATTACTTTATGTTCACAGTTTCTGCAAATCAATTTACTGCTCAGGGTCAAAGGAATTTTTCAATGTGGCAGTTGAGATCTGATGGGGGCATAGAAGATCTAACTACTAGACGAATATATGGGGGCTCATCATGTAAAGGAAATAATAAAGATGGTGGTTGCGAGAGGTGGTCAGGACCGGCATGCAGGAGCAATAGGAACAGTTTTGAATTGAGACGAG GGAAAAGGAAAAGCAATTGGATATGGATTATTTTAGCTCCTTTGGGATTTGTTTCATTGATGGGGCTCGCGGGACTCTTGTGGTATCTGAGAAGGAGAAGACTTAGAG AGAAGTATCTCAATGAGTTGCTGACATTGGATTCAACGAACGATACGCTTGAACTCGAAAATGACGGAAACAAGGGCCATAATTTAAAGGTATATAGTGCAGCAACAATTATGGCAGCTACAAATTCCTTTTCTGCAGACAATAAACTTGGACAAGGTGGCTTCGGACCAGTTTACAAG GGGAAATTGCCGGATGGGCGAGAGATAGCGGTAAAAAGACTGTCTAGAAGTTCAGGACAAGGGCTGGTGGAATTCAAAAACGAGCTTATACTCATAGCTAAATTGCAACACATGAATCTTGTCAGGCTCCTAGGATGCTGCATTCAAGGGGAAGAGAAAATGTTAGTGTACGAATACATGCCTAATAAAAGCTTGGATTCATTTATATTTG ATGAATCAAAAAGGGAGCTGCTAGACTGGAAGAAACGTTTCGAGATTATCGAAGGCATTGCTCAAGGACTACTTTACCTTCATAAGTACTCGAGATTGAGGATAATTCATAGAGATTTGAAAGCTGGCAACATCCTACTTGATGAAAATCTGAACCCCAAAATTTCTGATTTTGGCATGGCAAGAATTTTCAAGATCAATGATTTAGAAGGAAATACAAACCAAATTGTTGGGACGCG TGGTTATATGTCCCCTGAGTATGTCATGGAGGGCATTTTCTCTGTGAAATCTGATGTCTTCAGTTTTGGAGTTCTACTGCTGGAAATTGTGAGTGGTAGAAGGATCCAAGGCCTCCTTGAAATAGACGGCCACCCTCTCAATCTTGTGGGATAT ACATGGGAGCTATGGAAAGCAGGTAGCCCATTTGAGCTGGTGGATCCAATACTAAGAGAATCTTGCTCTAAAGACCAAGTCTTGAGATGCATTCATGTGGGCTTGCTATGTGTAGAAGACAATGCAGTGGATAGGCCGATTATGTCAGATGTTATATCAATGCTAACAAGCGAAGCACAATTACCTCTTCCCAAACAGCCTGCATTTTCCAGTGCAAGAAGTATTGTGGAAGAAAATCCAGCAGAGACTGGTTCCATAAATGATGTTTCTATGTCAACCATGTATGCGAGATAG